The Candidatus Stygibacter australis nucleotide sequence CAGTCAATTACTTTCATCCGAATTCCCAATTAGGCATTATCTTAACAGCAGACATTTCCTCACATCTTCTACCACTCCATTTACATGCAATTGATAGAAATATATTCCTGAACCTACCCCAATTCCCTCATCATTATCGCCATTCCAGATGATTGAAGAATATCCTTTCTGGGTAAATTCGTGGATAAGCTTTTTTATTTTTTGACCACGGACATTAAATATTGATAGTTCTATTTGTGAATCTTCAGCAAGATTAAAAGATATTGTCGTAGTTGGATTAAAAGGATTAGGATAATTTTGGTTCAAGAGATTTATCGCTTCGGGAACAGTGTTGTCTTCATTATCAACTTGAGTGAGTGGAGCTCCCCATGTCCATTCTGCTTCAGAGATTAGGCAGTTATTTCCAAAAACCGTTTCATCATTTGCAGTTTCTCCCATTCCTTCATTCAATTTC carries:
- a CDS encoding LamG-like jellyroll fold domain-containing protein; translated protein: TPSNSIVLNEWQHVAVSYNGVSEVHIYINGVDQELSMYDGPQGNIVTNLNDNLYIGSNSAGEFTFQGMIDELRIWDTVVTGDDIAENMAIYLNGDETGLKGYWKLNEGMGETANDETVFGNNCLISEAEWTWGAPLTQVDNEDNTVPEAINLLNQNYPNPFNPTTTISFNLAEDSQIELSIFNVRGQKIKKLIHEFTQKGYSSIIWNGDNDEGIGVGSGIYFYQLHVNGVVEDVRKCLLLR